The genomic stretch CGCGGCGAGGTCGAACCCAAGGACGAGGAGATGACGATGTACCTCAGGGTCGAGCCGCGTGCCGACGGCAGGATGCGCGCCTTCATCAAGAACCCTGAGCGAAATGCCGGATACTTCATGCGGGTCTCCACCCTCGAGCGCAGTGGCAAGACGGTCCGTCTCCTCGGAGAGCCGCGCAACGGAAAGCCGGCGGAGGTCCTCAGCGAAGGCGTTTACGCCGACGGGGTGCTCTCCCTGCCGCTGCGGGGCGGCACCTACGACTTGAGGCGCGTGGCTCCCGGCGCCGCGTCGGACTTCTATCCGCGATCCCGTCCTGGCGTCGGCGCCTCGTATCGCTACGAATCGCCACCCGCGCTCGACGACGGCTGGGCCGTCGCGACGCCCGAGGAGGTCGGGCTGTCGCGCGACGCGCTCGAGCGGCTGGTGCGCTGGATCGTCGACATGCCGATCGACAGCGTGAGCGTTCCGGACATCCACGCCGTCCTGATCGCGCGGCACGGAAAACTGGTGCTCGAGGAGTACTTCCACGGCGAGAACCGCGACAAGCCGCACGACACGCGCTCCGCCTCGAAGAGCGCCGCCTCCGTCCTGTTCGGCGCCATGGTGCAGGCTGGCGTTCCGCTCACTCCGCAATCGCGTGTCTACGAGGTGCTGAACGGCGGCGCCTTGCCTGCCGAGCTCGATCGGCGGAAGGCGAAGATCACCGCGGAGCATCTGCTCACCATGAGCTCCGGTCTCGATGCGAATGACAGCGACGACAACTCAGTCGGCCATGAAGACCGCATCCAGGAGAGCGGGGAGCGGAACTGGTGGAAGATCACCTATGACCTGAAGATGGTTCGCGAGCCGGGTGAGAAGGCGGTGTACGCCAGCATGCAGCCCAATCTCCTCGGCGCCGTGATGCGCGAGGCGGCGGGACGCCGCCTCACCGAGGCGTTCCACGAGCTCGTCGCCGAGCCGCTCCAGATCCGGCGCTACTGGCTCAACCTCCAGCCTCTCGGCGATCCCTACATGGGTGGCGGCATGCGCTTCCTGCCGCGCGACTTCATGAAGCTCGGTCAGCTGATTCTCGGCGGTGGAACCTGGAACGGCCGCCGGGTCGTGAGCGCGGAATGGGCGAAGAAGTCGATCACGCCGCTCCAGCAGATGGGGAGCAACAAGTACGGCTATCTCTGGTGGATACGTGAGTATCCATATCAGGGGCGGACCATTCAGGCGTTCTACGCCGGTGGCAACGGCGGCCAGGTCGTGATGGGCATTCCCGAACTCGATCTCCTCGTCGCCACCTACGGTGGGAACTACGTGGATCCCGTCATGTTCCAGATCCAGCGCAAGCTGGTGCCGGAATACGTCATCCCGGCCGTTGCCGCGAGGTAGGGTTCACTGGGCCACGGCGAAGATGCGTTTGACGTTCTCCTCGGAGAAGAACTCGGCGGGTGAAACGACCCCGGAGAACACCCGGGCGAATCCGTCCATCGCTTCGGGATTGGAGGACACGGCATGCAGCAGTTGCTGCATATCGGGCGGCATCGGCTCCATGGACGCGAACTGGCAGGTGAACTCGTAGATCCCGCCTTTCAGTGCCCGATCGTCGCGTCGGGTCTGCGTTTCCTTCATCGCCTCATCGAATGACCGCGCTCCAGTGAAGGATTGGTCGAGTGCCTGGGCGCACCGCTCTGCCTGGTGGAACGCGTCGCTGATGCCTTGCGCGGTGATGAA from Candidatus Eisenbacteria bacterium encodes the following:
- a CDS encoding oxidoreductase, encoding FITAQGISDAFHQAERCAQALDQSFTGARSFDEAMKETQTRRDDRALKGGIYEFTCQFASMEPMPPDMQQLLHAVSSNPEAMDGFARVFSGVVSPAEFFSEENVKRIFAVAQ
- a CDS encoding serine hydrolase gives rise to the protein MAGLWEAKLRFGPDLRGPLLIERLPSPPTASGAGGAAASGGWRAEVAGREAEVQSAGDTLSFELPDGRGGFRGRFVAKRQSIVGHFQHENRYASPLTLTRMGKAEQWRGEVEPKDEEMTMYLRVEPRADGRMRAFIKNPERNAGYFMRVSTLERSGKTVRLLGEPRNGKPAEVLSEGVYADGVLSLPLRGGTYDLRRVAPGAASDFYPRSRPGVGASYRYESPPALDDGWAVATPEEVGLSRDALERLVRWIVDMPIDSVSVPDIHAVLIARHGKLVLEEYFHGENRDKPHDTRSASKSAASVLFGAMVQAGVPLTPQSRVYEVLNGGALPAELDRRKAKITAEHLLTMSSGLDANDSDDNSVGHEDRIQESGERNWWKITYDLKMVREPGEKAVYASMQPNLLGAVMREAAGRRLTEAFHELVAEPLQIRRYWLNLQPLGDPYMGGGMRFLPRDFMKLGQLILGGGTWNGRRVVSAEWAKKSITPLQQMGSNKYGYLWWIREYPYQGRTIQAFYAGGNGGQVVMGIPELDLLVATYGGNYVDPVMFQIQRKLVPEYVIPAVAAR